In Paenibacillus sp. FSL M7-0420, a single genomic region encodes these proteins:
- a CDS encoding SMI1/KNR4 family protein yields MNSGKGQTQIGEFIIWAEVNGWEVRRKSGAQLHLNSGITSRYKGLPNEYLEFLKAVETCVAPDEQTWFIGEAEFNHSAETEFRWNEFEMLSVEAAAGDPAWQSEITAWWDHHLPIVMSVEDGYSFYAIDLTTDSGAIVHGCEPEFEEVEKVADSFGEFLAWLMSNSNR; encoded by the coding sequence ATGAATAGTGGAAAAGGACAAACGCAGATTGGGGAATTTATCATTTGGGCGGAGGTAAACGGCTGGGAGGTAAGGAGAAAGTCCGGTGCTCAGCTGCATTTGAATAGCGGCATTACTTCCAGATATAAAGGACTCCCCAATGAGTATTTAGAATTTCTAAAGGCAGTTGAGACCTGCGTTGCACCGGATGAACAAACCTGGTTTATTGGTGAGGCTGAGTTCAATCATAGCGCGGAAACCGAATTCCGGTGGAATGAATTTGAAATGCTTAGCGTGGAGGCAGCAGCGGGTGATCCAGCTTGGCAGTCCGAGATCACGGCCTGGTGGGATCATCACTTGCCGATCGTAATGTCTGTGGAGGATGGATATTCCTTCTATGCCATCGATTTAACAACGGATAGCGGGGCTATTGTTCATGGATGTGAGCCTGAATTCGAAGAGGTTGAGAAGGTAGCCGATTCGTTCGGGGAATTCCTGGCCTGGCTGATGTCGAATTCGAATAGATAG
- a CDS encoding helix-turn-helix transcriptional regulator → MYEWHRQIQTIVDDMDQSIKQHNSEAITLQSLADKLGYSEFHTTRKFKEISGMQLRDYLRHRKLAFALKEVRDSGKSILDIALDYGFSSHEAFTRAFKVTYGVAPSEYRRHPYPVVLRTKINPFDRYFFGLGEVGMIKSTEEVKIYFVTIPAHKFLHIKNYESNGYWDFWQKQSLIPGQDCETITGLLDSIKGKLDDDGGSDTNSGNGQIMAYMNDPDGRLCDWGFPRTECYGVRLPYDYEGEVPAQMLMADVPEAEYIVFEHGPFDYEQENRSVEERMEQAMATFDYTGTGYCFDPTPGRIIYFYFNPERYFKYVQPVRKS, encoded by the coding sequence GTGTACGAGTGGCACAGGCAGATCCAGACCATTGTCGATGATATGGACCAAAGCATTAAGCAGCATAACAGTGAGGCCATAACGCTGCAATCTCTTGCTGACAAGCTGGGGTATTCGGAGTTTCATACGACGAGGAAATTCAAAGAGATATCCGGGATGCAGCTTAGGGATTACCTTCGCCACCGGAAGCTGGCTTTTGCACTGAAGGAGGTGCGGGACAGCGGAAAAAGCATTCTGGATATTGCGCTCGACTATGGATTCTCCTCCCATGAAGCCTTTACGCGCGCGTTCAAGGTGACCTATGGTGTGGCCCCAAGCGAGTACCGGAGACACCCGTATCCTGTCGTCCTTCGTACCAAAATCAACCCGTTTGACCGCTACTTTTTCGGACTAGGAGAGGTTGGCATGATCAAATCTACAGAAGAGGTTAAGATTTATTTCGTAACCATTCCGGCGCACAAATTCCTGCACATTAAGAACTACGAGAGCAACGGGTACTGGGATTTCTGGCAGAAGCAGAGCCTGATTCCAGGGCAGGACTGCGAGACCATCACCGGCTTGCTGGATAGTATCAAGGGCAAGCTGGATGATGACGGCGGAAGCGACACGAACAGCGGCAACGGCCAGATTATGGCCTATATGAATGACCCGGACGGCAGGCTCTGCGATTGGGGATTTCCGCGTACAGAGTGCTATGGGGTACGTCTCCCCTATGATTATGAAGGCGAAGTCCCTGCGCAGATGCTGATGGCGGATGTCCCCGAGGCCGAGTATATCGTATTCGAGCACGGGCCATTCGATTATGAGCAGGAGAATCGCAGTGTCGAGGAACGGATGGAGCAGGCGATGGCCACTTTTGATTATACAGGTACTGGCTACTGCTTCGACCCTACCCCCGGCCGGATCATCTACTTCTATTTCAACCCAGAGCGGTACTTCAAGTATGTCCAGCCTGTACGGAAGTCATAA
- a CDS encoding DUF6199 family natural product biosynthesis protein — protein sequence MNKQTWDVIDVTGFLGVILIAVGLVIAIWPKVAWYLRLGWRFKNAEPSGLALGAERVTGVVLVIAGFILVVSSCASGNAERRWSEQFKEKLESGQVQEISIGMINPTVLSEEETNRMIQMIQDAELRPFDAGNSFGASNTGTITFKDQTRVDMVILGPSGGIELHPGDAQSEYEIMSGSLKSWLKSYGTN from the coding sequence ATGAATAAACAGACATGGGATGTGATTGATGTGACAGGATTTCTTGGTGTTATCCTCATTGCCGTAGGATTGGTTATCGCTATTTGGCCGAAGGTAGCCTGGTACTTACGGCTGGGCTGGAGGTTCAAAAATGCGGAGCCCAGCGGGCTGGCCTTAGGGGCGGAACGGGTAACCGGTGTGGTCCTGGTAATCGCCGGTTTCATCCTGGTGGTATCCAGCTGCGCCTCAGGAAACGCAGAGCGCCGCTGGTCGGAGCAGTTCAAGGAGAAGCTGGAATCGGGGCAGGTCCAGGAAATCAGCATCGGCATGATTAACCCCACCGTATTAAGCGAAGAAGAAACAAATAGAATGATCCAAATGATCCAGGATGCTGAGCTTAGACCTTTTGATGCAGGGAATTCGTTCGGGGCAAGCAACACCGGGACCATTACCTTTAAGGACCAGACCCGTGTAGATATGGTTATCCTAGGCCCGTCCGGGGGAATTGAGCTGCATCCAGGTGATGCACAGAGCGAATATGAGATTATGAGCGGATCACTGAAATCGTGGCTGAAGAGTTACGGGACTAATTAA
- a CDS encoding helix-turn-helix transcriptional regulator: MENGLSRTSLGEFLRTRRERLTPEDVGLASYGRRRIPGLRREEVAQLAHIGTSWYTSMEQGRSVNPSEEVLNNIARALRLTEDERQHLHLLARPVQQDREADQHIPAGIERMIQALGPHPAFVLGRYWDVLLWNQSAELVFRLPSCADAVPERINWIRYLLTGLGSSIEGWGTGAKVLIAQFRADYARFPDDARFKQLIEEFMQNSQLFREIWPLHEVQAVADHYKQRYDPRIGEMEFEHVTLQPPGNPDLKVMIYTASTETSERLQRVLDTM; the protein is encoded by the coding sequence ATGGAGAACGGATTATCCAGAACGTCATTGGGTGAATTTCTGCGTACGCGCCGGGAACGCCTTACGCCGGAAGATGTGGGGCTGGCCTCCTATGGGCGGCGGCGGATTCCGGGGCTGCGGAGGGAAGAAGTGGCCCAGCTTGCCCATATCGGAACCTCGTGGTATACCTCCATGGAGCAAGGCCGGAGCGTTAATCCATCGGAGGAAGTCCTTAATAACATAGCCAGAGCCCTGCGGCTGACAGAAGATGAACGCCAGCATCTTCATCTGCTTGCCAGACCGGTACAGCAGGACCGGGAAGCGGATCAGCACATTCCTGCGGGCATTGAACGGATGATACAGGCGCTTGGTCCGCATCCGGCTTTTGTGCTGGGGAGATATTGGGATGTGCTGCTGTGGAACCAGTCGGCTGAGCTTGTGTTCCGGTTACCTTCGTGTGCGGATGCGGTGCCGGAGAGAATCAATTGGATCAGATATCTTTTGACAGGGCTGGGGTCAAGCATAGAGGGTTGGGGAACCGGGGCCAAAGTCCTGATTGCCCAGTTCCGTGCGGATTACGCACGCTTCCCTGATGATGCGAGGTTTAAGCAGCTCATCGAAGAGTTCATGCAGAACAGCCAGCTCTTTCGCGAGATCTGGCCGCTTCATGAGGTTCAGGCTGTAGCAGACCACTACAAACAGAGATATGATCCCCGGATCGGCGAGATGGAGTTCGAGCATGTGACCCTGCAGCCTCCGGGTAACCCGGACCTGAAGGTGATGATCTACACAGCTTCAACCGAGACAAGTGAGCGGCTGCAGCGTGTGCTGGACACTATGTAA
- a CDS encoding NAD-dependent epimerase/dehydratase family protein — protein MKIFVTGATGKVGSRLVPRLLQRGHQVTLLVRDAARVEELHRQGAECVDGDLLQPENYLNALRGNDAVVHLAAQFRGVDEQTTRTANIDGAVSLARAALDADVPRFVFASTNHVYGPGGHSRPSREEDELRPAFAYPQSKAEAEAALLALHREQGLGLRIVRFPFVYGERDPHIAEVLPYFSQWNPARRIHMAHHADISQALMLAAFTPGIDGRIYNVADDAPISVAEMLQLHQAESTPEALQQPYDPWDMIVDTSRIRDELHYRPIYPSFYTARDAGAL, from the coding sequence ATGAAGATTTTTGTAACCGGAGCAACAGGTAAGGTAGGAAGCCGACTGGTTCCGCGCCTGCTGCAGCGCGGCCATCAGGTCACGCTGCTGGTCAGGGATGCTGCCAGGGTGGAGGAGCTTCACCGGCAAGGGGCTGAATGTGTCGATGGTGACCTTCTGCAGCCGGAAAATTACCTTAATGCGCTGCGGGGCAATGACGCTGTAGTGCACTTGGCTGCCCAGTTTCGGGGTGTAGATGAGCAGACCACCCGAACAGCCAATATTGACGGCGCCGTGTCCTTGGCCCGGGCTGCGCTGGATGCGGATGTGCCAAGGTTCGTATTCGCGAGCACCAACCACGTCTATGGACCGGGAGGCCATTCGCGGCCCAGCCGGGAGGAGGATGAACTCCGGCCTGCTTTTGCTTATCCCCAGAGTAAGGCTGAGGCTGAAGCGGCGCTGCTGGCTCTCCACCGTGAACAGGGCTTAGGGCTGCGCATTGTACGGTTTCCCTTCGTCTACGGTGAGCGCGACCCCCATATCGCGGAGGTTCTGCCCTATTTCAGCCAATGGAATCCGGCCAGACGCATTCATATGGCCCATCATGCGGATATCAGCCAGGCCCTGATGCTCGCTGCCTTCACGCCGGGCATCGATGGACGCATCTATAATGTGGCTGATGATGCGCCGATCTCCGTGGCCGAGATGCTTCAGCTTCATCAGGCCGAGTCTACGCCGGAAGCCTTGCAGCAGCCCTATGATCCTTGGGATATGATCGTTGATACTTCGCGGATTAGAGATGAGCTGCATTACCGGCCGATCTATCCGTCGTTCTATACGGCAAGAGATGCAGGGGCGCTATAA
- a CDS encoding VOC family protein — protein MNFASIRIITDDIDRLVEFYEQVTGMTAERPAPVFAEFVMPTCTVAIGHSKTAQLFGTDAVVAASNRTVILEFRVHDVDAEYVRLQQVVQDWVQQPTTMPWGNRSMLFRDPDGNLVNLFQPVTEDAVKRFEGRP, from the coding sequence ATGAATTTCGCTTCGATACGTATCATTACTGACGACATTGATCGTTTGGTTGAATTCTATGAGCAAGTGACAGGGATGACGGCAGAGCGGCCTGCTCCTGTATTTGCCGAATTCGTCATGCCCACATGTACCGTGGCCATCGGCCACTCCAAGACAGCACAGCTATTCGGTACAGATGCTGTAGTGGCGGCCAGTAACCGCACGGTCATTCTGGAGTTCCGCGTCCATGATGTCGATGCTGAATATGTGCGCCTCCAGCAGGTTGTCCAGGATTGGGTACAGCAACCTACAACGATGCCCTGGGGGAACCGTTCGATGCTGTTCCGTGATCCCGACGGCAATCTGGTGAATCTCTTTCAGCCGGTGACGGAGGATGCGGTGAAACGGTTTGAGGGCAGGCCTTGA
- a CDS encoding zinc-binding dehydrogenase produces MKAITLGPQGLQYTDHPDKHPEQGQVRVRLKTAGLNHRDLFIIAAASATEGASGPVHPCVLGSDGAGVIAETGEGVTGLSQGMEVIINPCLGWDRADEVPVVPDILGYPADGTFAEYVIVPEQNVVPKPAYLSWEEAGVLPLAALTAYRALFTRGNLRRGEHVLIPGIGGGVATFAALMAAAVGARVTVTSRSEAKRAEALQLPVTQVIDSNSPWREELQNNPVDLILDSVGPATFGQYFEVIKPGGRIVMFGASSGDDLTIPARAVFFPQLQVLGTSMGSHEEFTAMLQFMEQHQIHPIMDSVYSLAETPLALQRMERAEQLGNIALSIG; encoded by the coding sequence ATGAAGGCAATTACACTTGGACCGCAGGGTCTGCAATATACGGATCATCCGGACAAGCATCCTGAACAGGGGCAGGTTAGGGTAAGGTTAAAGACAGCCGGATTGAATCACCGGGATTTATTCATCATCGCTGCTGCTTCTGCTACAGAAGGTGCGTCTGGTCCGGTTCATCCTTGCGTGCTGGGTTCAGACGGGGCTGGCGTTATTGCAGAGACGGGTGAAGGGGTAACTGGCCTGTCTCAAGGGATGGAAGTTATCATTAATCCATGTCTGGGCTGGGATCGGGCGGATGAGGTGCCTGTGGTTCCTGACATATTAGGGTATCCTGCAGACGGGACTTTTGCGGAATATGTCATTGTGCCTGAGCAGAATGTTGTGCCTAAGCCAGCGTATCTGTCCTGGGAAGAGGCGGGTGTGTTACCCTTAGCGGCACTCACTGCTTACCGGGCGTTATTTACCAGAGGGAACCTGAGGCGGGGCGAGCATGTGCTGATTCCGGGCATTGGCGGCGGAGTGGCTACCTTCGCAGCACTAATGGCGGCAGCCGTTGGGGCGCGGGTCACAGTTACGTCCAGAAGTGAAGCCAAGCGTGCAGAGGCCCTGCAATTACCTGTTACTCAGGTTATAGACAGCAACAGTCCTTGGCGGGAAGAGCTTCAGAACAACCCAGTGGACCTGATCCTGGATAGCGTAGGTCCAGCCACATTCGGGCAATACTTCGAGGTCATCAAACCGGGCGGGAGAATTGTTATGTTCGGCGCAAGCTCAGGCGATGATCTCACCATTCCGGCCAGAGCGGTATTCTTCCCGCAGCTTCAGGTGCTTGGAACGTCCATGGGCAGCCATGAAGAATTCACCGCGATGCTTCAGTTCATGGAGCAGCATCAGATACACCCTATCATGGATAGCGTGTATTCCTTAGCGGAGACTCCGCTTGCCCTTCAGCGGATGGAGCGCGCGGAGCAGCTTGGGAACATTGCCCTGAGTATAGGCTAA
- a CDS encoding ABC transporter ATP-binding protein produces the protein MTKGLQMSEVTKYYAEGSNRIAALDHVSISVEPGEFVAVVGPSGSGKSTFLSIAGALLKASEGEAKLNGHPISKLTAQELADLRLKEIGFIMQSSNLVPYLSVLDQLLIVKKMSGRVSKEDKAFAVKLLEELGLGSKLNSFPEELSGGEKQRTAIARALINNPGIILADEPTASLDTKRAHEVVSLIAHEVRTRRKAAIMVTHDERMLEYCDKVYRMEDGRLSVAELEPSV, from the coding sequence ATGACTAAGGGATTACAAATGAGTGAAGTCACCAAGTATTATGCCGAAGGAAGCAACCGGATCGCAGCACTCGATCATGTGTCTATCTCCGTGGAGCCGGGTGAGTTCGTTGCTGTCGTTGGACCGTCGGGTTCTGGGAAAAGCACATTCCTGTCTATTGCCGGAGCACTGCTGAAGGCTTCAGAAGGAGAGGCCAAGCTGAATGGACATCCTATATCCAAGCTCACAGCACAGGAACTGGCGGATCTAAGGCTGAAAGAAATCGGGTTTATTATGCAATCCTCGAATCTGGTTCCTTATCTAAGTGTGCTGGACCAATTGCTCATCGTCAAAAAGATGTCAGGGAGGGTGAGCAAAGAAGATAAAGCGTTCGCCGTTAAACTGCTGGAAGAGCTGGGCCTGGGCTCGAAGCTGAACAGCTTCCCGGAAGAACTGTCCGGCGGGGAGAAGCAGCGGACAGCGATTGCCCGTGCGCTCATTAATAATCCCGGGATCATCCTGGCGGATGAACCTACCGCAAGTCTGGACACCAAGCGTGCCCATGAAGTGGTCTCCCTGATTGCCCATGAGGTGAGAACACGCCGCAAAGCGGCGATTATGGTCACACATGATGAGCGTATGCTTGAATACTGCGACAAGGTGTATCGGATGGAGGACGGCAGGTTATCTGTGGCAGAACTGGAGCCCAGCGTATAG
- a CDS encoding ABC transporter permease, giving the protein MFLAVKELMHSKVRFLMIIIIFVLLAWLVFILSGLGNGLSTLAASTFKTMKADYVIFEEGSQSSMSKSLLSDQLLAEAELLPNVDDAAPMGTTMATAMKANSTSSEDKLDIAIIGINPGSFLEPAVIEGESLSAENLTGVIVNSTMKDEGYGVGDTFQLDGTTESLTIIGFVENQTYNHVASVFTPMAEWRKIAFAAPGSDKGIAGPVNAIMLQGKDINPDAMNSGLTGTDTLTRSAAVQGMPGYKEENGTILMMLAFLLAIAAFVLGVFFYVMTMQKTNQFGIMKAIGASNRFLSKAIVSQVLVLSLTSIVVGVLLTYGTAAIMPKGMPFKLETTLVVTYSVILLVIAMLSSLVSVRKITRIDPLKALGRAE; this is encoded by the coding sequence ATGTTTTTAGCTGTAAAAGAATTGATGCACAGTAAAGTGAGATTTTTAATGATCATCATTATTTTCGTGCTCTTAGCTTGGCTGGTATTTATCTTATCAGGCTTAGGGAATGGCCTATCTACGCTGGCTGCGTCAACCTTTAAGACGATGAAGGCAGACTATGTCATTTTTGAAGAAGGGTCGCAGTCCTCAATGAGCAAGTCGCTGTTGTCAGATCAATTACTAGCAGAAGCGGAGCTGCTGCCTAATGTAGATGACGCTGCCCCGATGGGAACTACCATGGCAACAGCGATGAAGGCAAACAGTACAAGCAGTGAAGACAAGCTGGATATCGCGATTATAGGGATTAACCCGGGAAGCTTCCTGGAGCCGGCTGTCATTGAAGGGGAGAGCTTATCTGCTGAGAACCTTACGGGTGTCATTGTGAATTCGACCATGAAGGACGAAGGTTATGGCGTAGGTGACACTTTTCAATTAGACGGCACAACGGAGTCACTAACGATTATAGGATTCGTGGAGAATCAGACCTACAACCACGTGGCCTCCGTGTTCACTCCAATGGCCGAATGGCGGAAGATTGCCTTTGCGGCTCCGGGTTCGGATAAAGGCATTGCCGGGCCCGTTAATGCGATTATGCTACAGGGCAAGGATATCAACCCAGACGCTATGAATAGCGGGCTAACTGGGACGGACACGCTTACCCGGTCGGCAGCAGTACAAGGAATGCCAGGGTACAAAGAAGAGAACGGGACTATTCTGATGATGCTGGCATTTCTGCTCGCCATCGCCGCGTTTGTGCTTGGCGTATTCTTTTACGTAATGACGATGCAGAAAACCAATCAGTTCGGCATTATGAAAGCTATAGGTGCCAGTAACAGATTCTTAAGCAAAGCCATTGTATCGCAAGTGCTTGTGCTATCGCTGACCAGCATTGTAGTCGGAGTCTTACTGACTTATGGAACAGCAGCCATTATGCCGAAGGGTATGCCGTTTAAGCTGGAGACTACTCTTGTTGTCACGTATTCTGTGATCCTGCTGGTTATCGCTATGTTAAGTTCGCTGGTATCGGTTCGAAAGATTACCAGGATTGATCCGCTGAAGGCGCTCGGGAGGGCTGAGTAA
- a CDS encoding TetR/AcrR family transcriptional regulator, producing MGRKQSFTETELLDTTKQLVLEHGYDGFHLKLLSQHLSGARSTIYQYYANKEEIVAACMKRVMSAVLDKALAIDEADPMDALEQLLLIYVEESALHQLLGNANKINTANSSAAARDLEVIEAGHQTLKIQLSRLFERAQQNQDLRQDIPLPVLIGVFFNLIDTPNMLNIPTPAWGKLLFQMWIGGAKS from the coding sequence ATGGGAAGAAAACAGTCTTTTACAGAGACAGAGCTGCTGGATACAACCAAACAATTGGTGCTTGAGCATGGATATGACGGGTTTCATCTTAAGCTGCTTTCACAGCATCTGTCAGGGGCCAGAAGCACTATCTATCAATATTATGCGAATAAGGAAGAGATTGTGGCGGCTTGTATGAAGCGCGTAATGTCAGCGGTACTAGACAAGGCTTTAGCCATTGATGAGGCTGATCCCATGGATGCCCTTGAACAGCTGCTGCTCATTTACGTGGAGGAGTCTGCGTTACATCAGCTTCTGGGTAATGCTAATAAGATCAATACGGCAAATTCCTCAGCAGCGGCGAGAGATCTTGAAGTTATTGAAGCAGGACATCAGACGCTTAAAATTCAATTGTCCCGCTTATTTGAACGCGCCCAGCAGAATCAAGACCTGCGGCAGGATATCCCACTTCCTGTACTTATTGGTGTGTTCTTTAACCTGATTGATACGCCGAATATGCTGAATATCCCTACTCCTGCTTGGGGTAAGCTGCTGTTTCAAATGTGGATCGGAGGGGCCAAGAGCTAA
- a CDS encoding suppressor of fused domain protein, with translation MESTKERELSFDIRRTFILGAYMREWQMPEYRVILKKPETGAYVEIYYFPAVEGEEIARFATVGLSATHRPNGQAVGTEWVMALTSDLGGESMDRIFTYLSDLIAHHIEAAGDSRIPRVMEESPLAPANWTTTAFLLDELRGESEELEEIQVGSERAQILWALPVTAQEAALILSEGVEAFDSYVEDIEHSIIDPRRPLGNVH, from the coding sequence ATGGAATCAACTAAAGAGAGGGAGCTCTCCTTCGATATCCGCAGAACCTTTATCTTGGGTGCCTATATGCGGGAGTGGCAGATGCCGGAATATCGGGTCATTCTGAAGAAGCCCGAAACAGGAGCCTATGTTGAGATCTATTATTTTCCTGCAGTGGAGGGGGAAGAGATTGCGAGGTTTGCAACAGTAGGGTTATCCGCGACACACCGCCCAAATGGGCAAGCTGTGGGTACAGAGTGGGTGATGGCTCTGACCTCTGACTTAGGCGGAGAGTCTATGGACCGGATATTTACCTATCTCAGTGATCTTATCGCCCATCATATAGAGGCTGCCGGTGATTCGCGGATACCTAGGGTTATGGAAGAGAGCCCGCTTGCCCCGGCTAACTGGACAACCACTGCTTTTCTGCTGGATGAGCTGAGGGGAGAAAGTGAAGAGCTGGAGGAGATTCAGGTCGGGAGCGAGAGGGCCCAGATCCTATGGGCGCTGCCAGTCACGGCGCAGGAGGCCGCATTGATCTTAAGTGAAGGCGTGGAAGCGTTCGATTCCTACGTCGAGGATATCGAGCATTCCATTATTGATCCGCGGCGGCCATTGGGAAATGTTCACTAA
- a CDS encoding TetR/AcrR family transcriptional regulator: MARPREFDEDKALDAALHVFWEKGFEAASLSDLTARMGIQRPSLYSTFGDKKGLFEAALRKYTSSHAAYVRGSLHKHSSVKEAFRTFFEDVVSKEYEKSPSTGCFCINSMVELAPHDEKFEILTREHQMYLSVIFQETIERGLRSGELAAGINAKNLAQTLVISLIGLTVFLKSRPDRAVVDTFVKEILNLLTIS, from the coding sequence ATGGCCCGGCCGCGTGAATTTGATGAGGACAAAGCGCTGGATGCAGCGCTGCATGTATTCTGGGAAAAAGGGTTCGAGGCTGCCTCCTTAAGCGACTTAACCGCAAGAATGGGCATTCAGCGTCCAAGCCTATACTCTACCTTTGGAGACAAGAAGGGCTTATTTGAAGCTGCGCTGCGGAAATATACGAGTTCCCACGCTGCCTATGTCCGGGGCAGTCTGCACAAGCATTCTTCAGTGAAAGAGGCGTTCCGTACTTTTTTTGAAGATGTGGTGTCCAAAGAATATGAGAAAAGCCCGAGCACGGGATGCTTCTGCATCAATTCAATGGTGGAGCTTGCTCCCCATGATGAGAAGTTTGAGATCCTGACCAGAGAACATCAGATGTACCTCTCGGTCATCTTCCAGGAAACGATTGAACGGGGCTTGCGGTCAGGGGAGCTAGCTGCCGGGATTAATGCCAAGAATCTGGCGCAGACACTTGTCATTTCTTTAATAGGACTTACGGTGTTCCTGAAGTCCCGTCCTGACAGAGCAGTTGTTGATACTTTTGTAAAAGAGATACTTAACTTATTAACCATATCCTAA
- a CDS encoding MFS transporter — MSRKVALLFAITCGLAVANIYYAQPLLDAISSEFGISHSSVGIVITITQICYALGLLLLVPLGDLLGRRWLIAGQMLVSVLALVVVGTAPTSMVLFIGIATVGLLAVVTQTLVAFAATLAAPAERGRTVGVVTSGIVVGILLARTFAGVLTDLAGWRSVYLVSAGLTLIMAGVLFRVLPQSEPRRESLSYPQLLRSLFTLFAQERLLRVRAVLCLLIFTAFSILWTSLVLPLSAPPLSLSHTAIGAFGLAGVTGALAAARAGRLADRGLGQKTTGVALSLLLLSWLPISYTPHSLLALIAGIILLDLAVQAVHVTNQSMILNLRPEARSRITAGYMVFYSIGSATGSIASTSMYAYSGWNGVCLLGAMVSAAALIFWALTRHIK, encoded by the coding sequence ATGTCCCGTAAGGTTGCACTCCTGTTTGCCATCACCTGCGGACTGGCCGTCGCTAACATCTATTACGCCCAGCCCTTACTAGATGCGATCTCCAGCGAATTCGGGATTTCGCATTCATCGGTCGGCATCGTGATTACCATTACTCAGATTTGTTACGCTCTTGGACTGCTATTGCTGGTGCCGCTCGGCGATCTGCTGGGTCGGCGCTGGCTGATTGCCGGACAGATGCTGGTATCCGTGCTGGCTTTGGTTGTTGTGGGCACTGCCCCCACCAGCATGGTGTTATTCATAGGCATAGCTACGGTCGGACTGCTTGCGGTAGTGACACAGACGCTTGTTGCATTCGCAGCAACCCTGGCTGCCCCGGCTGAACGCGGACGTACGGTGGGTGTGGTGACCAGCGGAATTGTCGTTGGTATTCTACTGGCACGGACGTTCGCCGGTGTGTTAACCGATCTGGCCGGTTGGCGTTCAGTCTACCTTGTCTCGGCGGGACTCACGTTAATCATGGCAGGTGTATTGTTCAGGGTGCTGCCGCAATCTGAGCCCCGCAGAGAGTCCTTATCCTATCCGCAGCTTCTCCGTTCACTGTTCACGCTATTTGCACAAGAACGGCTGCTGCGAGTCCGTGCTGTGTTATGCCTGCTGATTTTTACCGCCTTCAGTATATTGTGGACTTCCCTGGTGCTGCCGCTCAGCGCTCCGCCACTGTCCCTGTCCCATACTGCGATTGGAGCGTTTGGTCTGGCCGGAGTCACCGGGGCGTTAGCAGCAGCACGGGCAGGCCGTCTGGCCGACCGGGGGTTAGGGCAAAAAACCACCGGCGTGGCGCTATCTCTGCTGCTTCTCTCATGGCTGCCAATCAGTTATACTCCACATTCGCTCCTCGCGTTAATCGCCGGGATTATCCTTCTTGACCTGGCCGTACAAGCCGTACACGTCACCAACCAGAGCATGATCCTTAATCTGCGCCCGGAAGCGCGCAGCAGGATTACTGCCGGTTACATGGTCTTCTATTCGATTGGCAGCGCTACCGGATCGATTGCATCTACCAGTATGTATGCATACTCGGGCTGGAACGGGGTGTGTCTGCTCGGTGCAATGGTCAGTGCTGCGGCGCTTATATTCTGGGCATTAACCCGTCACATTAAATGA